Sequence from the Bacillaceae bacterium S4-13-56 genome:
AGAGAACTACATCTTGAATGGCGCGAAAATGTTCATTACGAATGGGGGCGAGGCAGATACATATATCGTTTTTGCAAGAACAAGCCCTGAAAAAGGTTCTAAGGGTGTGTCGGCATTTGTCGTGGAGAAGGATACGCCTGGGTTAATCATTGGTAAAAAAGAGAAGAAGATGGGGCTTCGTGGGTCGAATACGGTGGAACTACGTTTTGAGAATGCGGTGGTGCCTGTGAGTCAGCGTCTTGGGGCTGAGGGGGAGGGCTTTAAGATTGCGATGGCTAATTTGGATGTGGGCCGGATTGGGATTGCAGCTCAAGCTCTTGGAATTGCGGAGGCTGCTCTTGAGTCTTCGGTAAGGTATGCGAAGGAGCGGGAGCAGTTTGGAAAGCCGATTTCTCATCAGCAAGGAGTTTCGTTTAAGCTTGCGGATATGGCGACGGAGGTGGAGGCTGCTAAACTATTAGTCTATCATGCGGCATCCCTAATGGGACAAGGCCTTTCTGGTGGAAAAGAGGCTTCGATGGCGAAGATGTTTGCTTCTAATACGGCAGTGAAGACGGCGATTGAGGCTGTTCAGGTGCATGGGGGCTATGGGTACACCGAGGATTATCCAGTGGAGCGTTTGTTCCGTGATGCAAAGATTACACAAATATACGAGGGTACGAATGAGATTCAGCATATTGTAATCAGTAATCATGTGTTAAAAGATTAGGGGGAATAGAAGATGAATTTTCAGTTAACAGAAGAGCAGGAAATGTTAAGAAAAATGGTACGGGATTTTGCGAAGAAGGATGTTGAGCCTACAGCAGCTGAGCGTGATGAAGAGGAGCGCTTTGACCGTGAGATTTTCGATAAGATGGCGGAGCTTGGTTTAACCGGGATTCCGTGGCCGGAGGAATATGGTGGTATTGGTGCGGACTATGTGAGTTATGTGATTGCTGTGGAGGAGCTGTCTCGAGTGTGTGCTTCAACAGGGGTAACTTTGTCAGCACATTTATCATTGGCAAGCTGGCCGATCTTTAAGTATGGAAGCGAGGAGCAGAAAAAGACTTTCTTGACTTCACTAGCAACTGGGGAAAAACTAGGAGCTTATGCATTGTCTGAGCCAGGAGCAGGATCGGATGTTGCCTCGATGAGAACGACTGCTAAAAAAGATGGAGACTACTATGTGCTTAATGGAAGCAAGGTGTGGATCACCAATGGTGGTGTTGCGGATTTATATATTGTGTTTGCGAAAACTGATGTAGATGCCAAACATAAGGGAATCAGTGCGTTTATCGTGGAAAAAGGTACACCTGGATTTACGTTTGGGAAGAAGGAAAAGAAGCTCGGTATCCGTTCTTCTCCAACGACTGAATTAATTTTTGAGAATGCTAGAGTTCCAGCTGCTAATATGCTTGGGGCAGAAGGGGAAGGTTTTACAATTGCAATGACAACCCTTGATGGGGGTCGAAATGGAATTGCCGCTCAGGCAGTGGGAATTGCTCAAGGAGCACTTGACGCAGCTGTCGCTTATGCAAAAGAGCGTGAGCAGTTTGGGAAACCAATTGCCAAGCAGCAAGGAGTTTCCTTTAAGTTGGCTGATATGGCAACCGAAATTGAGGCATCACGTCTATTAACCTATCAGGCGGCATGGCTTGAATCCCAAAGGCTACCTTACGGAAAAGCGTCGGCCATGTCTAAGCTTTTTGCTGGGGATACGGCCATGAGAGTGACCGTTGAAGCGGTTCAAGTATTTGGTGGGTACGGCTATACGAAGGATTACCCTGTAGAGCGTTACATGAGAGATGCGAAAATCACTCAAATCTATGAAGGAACGAATGAAATTCAGCGTTTGGTTATTGGTAGAATGCTAACGCAGGAGTAATTCTTATTCCAGTTTATTCCACTTGAACGGGCAGTCCTACCCCCGCCTCAGATGTCATAAGTAAAACAAGAAGAGTAGGTGGGGGATAAATGTCCAATTGGTTCAAGGGCCTTCCATCAGTGGAAGACGGCCACTGATGGAAGTTTCACTTTATAGGATTGGAGAACAGTGTTCGTATTGCTGTGTAAAATTAGGTGACGAACTTTTTCTAATTCGACGTAAATCTAGCGCGACTTCGGCATAGAAGCAGAGAAACCAAATAAAAGAGCGACGAACTAGGCAAGACTTCGATGCCAATCAAAGTAAAATCAGAAATACATGCCGAACCTAACAATAGCGAACACAATTAATTAACTAAACTCAAACTCAAATCCAATGCAAAACAAGAAAGGAGTCCACATCCCTTGAATTCTAACTCAACCGTACTCATCGAGCGCCTTAAAAACAAAGACCAGCGTGCCTTGGCCCGATTGATTTCCATGATCGAGAATGACCATCCAGATAAACTCACTATCATGAGTGAAATTTATCACCAGTCCAATAATACTCATTATATAGGGATCACTGGTGCCCCGGGTGCTGGGAAAAGTTCACTTGTGAATCAGCTCATTCACACCTTACGCCAAAAAAACAAAACCGTTGCTGTGGTAGCTGTGGACCCAACAAGTCCGTTCAGTGGAGGAGCTATTCTTGGGGACCGCACGAGGATGTATAAACATTTTAGTGACGATGGGGTTTTTATAAGAAGCATGGCTACAAGAGGGAGCCTAGGCGGCTTGGCGAGAGCTACGAAAGATGCTGTTAGAGTATGTGGAGCCTTTGGATTTGATGTAGTTTTTATTGAAACGGTCGGTGTCGGCCAATCTGAGCTAGATGTCATGAAGATAGCTGATACGACCGTAGTTGTCCTTACTCCGAATAGTGGGGATGTCCTGCAAATATTTAAAGCGGGGATCATGGAAATTGCTGATCTTTTTGTAATTAATAAAGCCGATCTGCAAGGGGTTCAGAGGCTTAAAAATCAGTTGAGCGAATTTATTCATATAACAGCCACTGATGAGTGGATATTTCCCATTATTGAAACGATTTCTACTGAAGGAAAAGGTATTGAAGAGCTATGGGAAGCCATCCAAAAGCACAAGAAGACCACACATAAAAAACTGTATCAGCGTGAACATGAAATCTATGAACTTATCCGAGAAGAACTCCTTAAAGAAGTACAACAAATGATTGAGCAAGACCCAACGAAACAATTGGCACTCCAACAGGAACAGTCGGATCCTTATAAGTTAGCAAAACAATGGGTGAAAGAATGGACGGAAGGGAGGAAGCCCCCTAATGACCCTGGAAAAGGTTCCGAGCACGATTAAAGATGAACGCTTAATTGCCATTCGTCGGGAGCAAATGATAAAAGCAGCCGTCATCCTATTCAAGGAAAAAGGATTTCACCGTACAACCACAAGAGAATTGGCGAAGACCGCAGGCTTTAGCATCGGTACGCTCTATGAGTATATTCGAAAAAAAGAAGATATTCTTTTCCTTGTCTGTGATTCCATTTATGAGAGGGTAAAGGAAAGAATGGATCAAATCATTGATCTTAAGGAAGAATCACAGGAAAACCTAACATGTGCGATCCGGGCCTATTTTACTTTAATGGATGAAATGCAGGATGAAGTACTCGTCATGTACCAGGAAGTAAAAGCTCTTCCAAAAGAAGCGCAGGATTACGTTCTAAAAAAAGAGAAGGAAATGGTCCACATGCTACAAATCGTTATTCAAAACAGCTTGGATGAGGAAAAGACAGAAGACGAGGTATTTCTCATTGCAAATAATATTTTTGTGCAAGGACAGATGTGGGGATTCCGTCGTTGGGCGCTTCAAAAAAAATACGACCTAGATACTTATTGTGAACTCCAAATTCGTAACCTTATCCACGGGATTTTATAAAAGGAATCTCTGGAAAGAGTATGATGACACATACGTAAATCCATTGCGATTTCACAAGAAAACTAGATGGGAGGAAGAACTATGAACAAAGGGGAACGTTACCAACCAAAACATCCGGTGCGCTTTGTCACTGCATCGAGTTTATTTGACGGACATGACGCATCCATCAACATTATGAGAAGAATTTTGCAAGCATCAGGAGCAGAAGTTATTCACCTCGGCCACAATCGATCGGTCGAAGAAGTCGTCACAGCCGCTATCCATGAGGACGTCCAGGGCATCGCCGTCTCCTCCTACCAAGGCGGACACGTCGAATATTTCAAATACATGATCGACCTCCTCAAAGAACGAGGAGCCAGCCACATCAAAGTTTTCGGAGGTGGAGGGGGAGTCATCATCCCAAGAGAAATGAAAGAACTCCACAACTATGGCGTCTCACGCTTGTTTTCACCAGAAGACGGACGCGAGCTTGGACTCGAGGGCATGATCGAGCATATGATCAAAGAATGCGACTTTCCAACACCACTTGATCAACAAACAGCCATCGAGAACCTCAACAAAGGAGACTATCAATCTATCGCCAAACTCATCACCTACGTAGAAAATACATCCGAAGAGAAAACCAAAGATCTTTTAGAAAAAATCAGCCATAAGACATCCAAAACAGTTCCAGTGCTTGGTATAACGGGGACAGGGGGAGCTGGAAAAAGCTCACTAACCGATGAACTTATTCGCCGTTTTGTGAACAAAATCCCAAAACGACGTGTGGCCGTTCTTTCTGTAGATCCAACGAAAAGAAAAACGGGTGGAGCTTTACTCGGTGATCGAATTCGTATGAATGCTATTTTTAATGAGAGAGTGTATATGCGTTCCCTTGCCACTCGAGACTCTCGCAGTGAGCTATCCAAAGCTATTTCAGATGCCATTCAAGTTGTGAAAGCAGGAGGATTTGATCTAATCATTGTGGAAACCTCTGGGATTGGGCAAGGAGATGCAGCCATAACAGATGTGAGTGACCTTTCGATGTACGTCATGACAGCTGAATTTGGGGCTCCTACCCAGTTAGAAAAAATAGATATGATTGATTTTGC
This genomic interval carries:
- a CDS encoding acyl-CoA dehydrogenase encodes the protein MNFQLTEEQEMLRKMVRDFAKKDVEPTAAERDEEERFDREIFDKMAELGLTGIPWPEEYGGIGADYVSYVIAVEELSRVCASTGVTLSAHLSLASWPIFKYGSEEQKKTFLTSLATGEKLGAYALSEPGAGSDVASMRTTAKKDGDYYVLNGSKVWITNGGVADLYIVFAKTDVDAKHKGISAFIVEKGTPGFTFGKKEKKLGIRSSPTTELIFENARVPAANMLGAEGEGFTIAMTTLDGGRNGIAAQAVGIAQGALDAAVAYAKEREQFGKPIAKQQGVSFKLADMATEIEASRLLTYQAAWLESQRLPYGKASAMSKLFAGDTAMRVTVEAVQVFGGYGYTKDYPVERYMRDAKITQIYEGTNEIQRLVIGRMLTQE
- a CDS encoding acyl-CoA dehydrogenase; translated protein: MNLQFSEEQLMLQKMVRDFAQEVVQPAVEQMEKEDRFPREVIEKMAELGLMGIPIPEKYGGAGMDFISYIMTIHELSKVSATLGVILSVHTSVGTTPILYFGNEEQKQKYIPKLASGEYLGAFALTEAGAGSDASSLVTRAVRQGENYILNGAKMFITNGGEADTYIVFARTSPEKGSKGVSAFVVEKDTPGLIIGKKEKKMGLRGSNTVELRFENAVVPVSQRLGAEGEGFKIAMANLDVGRIGIAAQALGIAEAALESSVRYAKEREQFGKPISHQQGVSFKLADMATEVEAAKLLVYHAASLMGQGLSGGKEASMAKMFASNTAVKTAIEAVQVHGGYGYTEDYPVERLFRDAKITQIYEGTNEIQHIVISNHVLKD
- a CDS encoding TetR/AcrR family transcriptional regulator; the protein is MTLEKVPSTIKDERLIAIRREQMIKAAVILFKEKGFHRTTTRELAKTAGFSIGTLYEYIRKKEDILFLVCDSIYERVKERMDQIIDLKEESQENLTCAIRAYFTLMDEMQDEVLVMYQEVKALPKEAQDYVLKKEKEMVHMLQIVIQNSLDEEKTEDEVFLIANNIFVQGQMWGFRRWALQKKYDLDTYCELQIRNLIHGIL
- the meaB gene encoding methylmalonyl Co-A mutase-associated GTPase MeaB, translating into MNSNSTVLIERLKNKDQRALARLISMIENDHPDKLTIMSEIYHQSNNTHYIGITGAPGAGKSSLVNQLIHTLRQKNKTVAVVAVDPTSPFSGGAILGDRTRMYKHFSDDGVFIRSMATRGSLGGLARATKDAVRVCGAFGFDVVFIETVGVGQSELDVMKIADTTVVVLTPNSGDVLQIFKAGIMEIADLFVINKADLQGVQRLKNQLSEFIHITATDEWIFPIIETISTEGKGIEELWEAIQKHKKTTHKKLYQREHEIYELIREELLKEVQQMIEQDPTKQLALQQEQSDPYKLAKQWVKEWTEGRKPPNDPGKGSEHD